The Chamaesiphon minutus PCC 6605 DNA window AATTAAGCTATCACTCGAATTCTCCGAGCGCAAGCTGCTACTTGCGCTGGTGGATGTTTTGCTCATTTTCAGTGGTATTATTGGGTCTCTATGGTACTGGAGCTATCGCGCCGAGCGGTCTTTTGGGTTGGACTCGATCGTCGGGTCGCACTTGCTGTGGATCGTCGGGATGGGTGTCGGATGGTTGGTATGGATGTTTATTAACGATCTATACGATCTACGAATCGCGGTCAAACTCAAACGCACGATCGAGCGCATTGGCTGGGGTTGTGCGATCGTAGGCATTATCTACCTGATTTACTATTTTGTAACCGCACCGTTGCAAGAAGAATCCTTATCATTGCGACTGGCACCAGCAATCGCGATCGCCAGTACCAGTGTCTTGTTATCGCTTTGGAGAACGATTTATGCGTTGTTCCTCGGTGTCGGACATGCCAGCCAGCGCGTGTTGATTTTCGGAGCTGGAGTGACGGGGACGATTATCGCCGACACTTTTCGGCAACACCCTCACTATCAGGCGATCGGATTTATCGATGATAACGCCCAGCTACACGGCAAAATCTGTCAAAATATTCCAGTTTTAGGCGATCGTCGCAGTTTAGAATTCGATATCGATGGCTATCGGGTCGATGAGATCGTGCTAGCAATTAGCCGACCGATCGATGAAGATTTGCTGCAATTGTTGACTAACTTTCACGAGCGGGGGATCGCGATTACACCGATGCCCATGCTCTATGAAAAACTGACAGGTAGAGTTGCGGTCGAACACATCGGCAGTCAATGGTACTCCGCACTCCCGCTCAAGAAGAATCCTTTCGATACCTTCAATCGGATCGGCAAACGGGGATTGGATCTAATTTGCGGTGCGATTATCGGCTCGGTGTTGGCAATCGTCTTTCCCTTTGTGGCTGCTGCCATCCGCTTAGATAGTCCCGGACCGATCTTTTACAAACAAGAACGTGTCGGACAATATGGAGCCAAATTTACCGTCTACAAGTTTCGATCGATGGTGCAAGATGCCGAGCGCAATGGTAAAGCGCAGTGGGCGGTTAAAGGCGACGCGCGGATTACCAAAGTCGGTAACTTTATCCGCAAAACCCGCTTAGACGAACTACCTCAAGTGCTCAACGTCCTACGCGGCGAAATGAGTATGGTCGGCCCGCGCCCCGAACGCTATCAATTCATCAAAGAATTACAGCAGCAAATTCCATTTTATCGCACCAGACTGGCGGTAAAACCCGGACTCACCGGATGGGCGCAGATTAATTACGGTTATGGCAGCACGATCGAAGATGCTTTAATTAAGCTGCAATACGATCTCTACTATCTCAAGCATTGGTCGCCATGGTTGGATCTCAAAATCTTATTGCGGACATTCTCGGTAGTCTTGAAAATGCAAGGACAATAAATAACTCGCAGCCATCGATAAAAGTCTCAAAGGAGGGGCGATCGATCGCCCCTCTTTTGATATATTGCAATACTTTGGACATTCACAATCCCCAGCTCGTTAAATTCTTACCTACCCTCTATCCTCTACCTCTATTTGAAGTATTGTCAGGATTGTCTTGTCAGGTCATGTTTCTAGAATTAGGATAGATGTGGAAGCACCTTATTTCTGAGCGTATATGCCCCCCGCCCATCGCCAGAATTCTGTCAAATTAGCCTCTGCTGTAGATAATCGACAGCCAGCGATCGTCGCTTTAGATCTGCCGTTAGTAGAGGTAATTGCATTGATGAGTCAGGCTCAGGGACAAACTTGTCCGTGGCCGCAGCTAGAGCCGATTGCTATCAATACGGAACGACCGCTGACAACACAGCCAACACAGCCAAGCCAATGGACTCTAGCCGCCCGCCATCGGGCGGTAGTTGTCCTAAATCCCGATGGAGCGATCGGGATAATTACCGATCGCGATCTAGTCACACTGATTGCCAGCCAAACAGATATCCACAACCTGACCGCAGGGGATATTGCGATTGCGGTCGCGCCTAGATTGTATTTATCGGCGCAGCAGACGGCGATAAGTGCCCTAGCTATCTTGCAACAGCACCAGATCCGACATTTACCAATTCTCGACGATGGCGGAGACATCATTGGCATCGCTACGCCAGAACGCATCTGTCAAATTTTACAGCCAGTGAATGCGAGCGAATTTCGAGCGATTGCTGAATGCATGACTGCCGACGTGGTGTGTGCCACTCCCACAATGACGATCGGGCAAATCGCGCGGCTGATGAGAGATCGACATGTCGGCTCGATCGTCATCGTCCAAGATCGGCAACCCGTGGGCATCGTGACGGCAGGAGATATCGTCACATTTGGGGCACTAGCTTTCAATTTGGAGCGGTTGTTAGCGCGAGCGGTGATGAGTACCCCTTTGCATTGCTTGCAGGCGACAGACTCGCTGCGATCGGCACAACAGCTTATGCAAGCCCAAAATATTCGGCGATTGGCGATCGTCAGCTCGGATGGCAACTCAGTCGGCATTCTCACGCAGTCAGACCTGCT harbors:
- a CDS encoding sugar transferase, with protein sequence MFSYLSLPEIKLSLEFSERKLLLALVDVLLIFSGIIGSLWYWSYRAERSFGLDSIVGSHLLWIVGMGVGWLVWMFINDLYDLRIAVKLKRTIERIGWGCAIVGIIYLIYYFVTAPLQEESLSLRLAPAIAIASTSVLLSLWRTIYALFLGVGHASQRVLIFGAGVTGTIIADTFRQHPHYQAIGFIDDNAQLHGKICQNIPVLGDRRSLEFDIDGYRVDEIVLAISRPIDEDLLQLLTNFHERGIAITPMPMLYEKLTGRVAVEHIGSQWYSALPLKKNPFDTFNRIGKRGLDLICGAIIGSVLAIVFPFVAAAIRLDSPGPIFYKQERVGQYGAKFTVYKFRSMVQDAERNGKAQWAVKGDARITKVGNFIRKTRLDELPQVLNVLRGEMSMVGPRPERYQFIKELQQQIPFYRTRLAVKPGLTGWAQINYGYGSTIEDALIKLQYDLYYLKHWSPWLDLKILLRTFSVVLKMQGQ